One genomic region from Sulfurimonas sp. encodes:
- a CDS encoding flagellar assembly protein A, with translation MALFGSDKNSKKSSKKIRPTVVRTQNVAKELVELAKSYEINVNKIDFNILEVQTYTRKNDGAKEVDWEEMSSEDLTELEDKGSFLDKDFQIKQMYEIEIFSKVENDTYADLSLAIGANATKCKVYLSIKEGSSVSYSPRLQRELLILINKSKVRANILINIFDEMMEDVISKIVAHVRVEEKATYNKNQTYLVAEAYEPTLTTDDEIVLHYDKKEEVTESSKIDYSSRDFIQSVHKDELLIEYIKPKEGKAGRNCRGEYMEPKEPVEANVPTFSTDDTIKVVETDDNIEYRAVENGYIVLEGTNYTISSEVDIGEISFKSTGNITAGVDSDINISVKETDEQKDAIGSGMEVEVSEIDIDGNIGAFAKVIALKATVSGQTHKDSIIKADKLEINVHRGAAYGKNIHITRIEHGEVDGDIVEISQAIGGDIRAKEIVIELCSSHVKATASRFIEIKKLQGSENTFTIDPVLKKSKQEDLGENHEEIQKLEADVKSIKSEIDKYGEIIKGNLAIHNDVKKRLLHYKKSGVKMPSSFVKQYKQFTKMQEHLKTIKTEHDVKLDHLKLLTEKTASFQDNIFDARIINRDKWVGYNEIIFKLVDPPIELLHKPAENSTDMVFAVVEVEDGEFKIEAVKE, from the coding sequence ATGGCACTTTTTGGTTCAGATAAAAATAGCAAAAAATCATCAAAAAAAATTCGTCCAACCGTTGTACGCACTCAAAATGTTGCAAAAGAGTTGGTAGAATTAGCTAAATCCTATGAAATCAATGTTAATAAGATTGATTTTAATATATTGGAAGTTCAGACATATACTCGTAAGAATGATGGTGCAAAAGAGGTTGATTGGGAGGAGATGTCTAGCGAAGACCTTACAGAGTTAGAAGATAAGGGCTCTTTTTTAGATAAAGATTTCCAAATAAAACAGATGTATGAGATTGAGATTTTTTCAAAAGTTGAAAATGATACTTATGCTGATTTATCATTAGCTATCGGAGCTAATGCTACAAAATGTAAAGTTTATCTAAGTATTAAAGAAGGTTCTAGCGTTAGTTACAGCCCAAGGTTACAAAGAGAACTTTTGATTCTTATAAACAAGAGTAAAGTTCGTGCAAATATACTCATAAATATTTTTGATGAGATGATGGAAGATGTGATTTCAAAAATTGTTGCACATGTTAGAGTGGAAGAAAAAGCAACTTATAACAAAAACCAAACATATCTTGTAGCAGAAGCATATGAGCCAACATTAACTACTGATGATGAAATCGTTTTGCATTATGATAAAAAAGAAGAAGTTACAGAAAGTTCTAAGATAGATTATTCAAGTAGAGATTTTATACAAAGTGTTCATAAAGATGAGTTACTCATAGAATATATAAAACCTAAAGAGGGTAAAGCAGGTAGAAATTGTCGTGGTGAATATATGGAGCCAAAAGAGCCAGTTGAAGCCAATGTTCCTACTTTTAGCACTGATGATACTATTAAAGTTGTTGAGACTGATGACAATATTGAATATCGTGCAGTTGAAAATGGTTATATAGTTTTAGAAGGAACAAATTATACTATTTCGTCTGAAGTTGACATAGGTGAGATTAGTTTTAAATCTACTGGTAATATAACCGCAGGTGTGGATTCAGATATAAACATAAGTGTCAAAGAAACAGATGAGCAAAAAGATGCCATAGGCTCTGGTATGGAAGTTGAAGTGTCTGAAATAGATATAGATGGTAATATAGGTGCTTTTGCTAAGGTAATAGCATTAAAAGCAACAGTATCTGGTCAAACTCATAAAGATTCTATAATAAAAGCAGACAAGCTAGAGATAAATGTCCACAGAGGTGCGGCGTATGGAAAGAACATCCATATAACTAGGATTGAACATGGAGAAGTTGATGGAGATATAGTTGAAATTTCTCAAGCTATTGGTGGAGATATAAGAGCGAAAGAGATAGTTATAGAGTTATGTTCTTCTCATGTTAAGGCTACTGCTTCAAGATTTATAGAGATTAAAAAGTTACAAGGAAGTGAAAATACTTTTACCATAGACCCTGTACTTAAAAAATCAAAACAAGAAGACCTTGGTGAAAATCATGAAGAGATCCAAAAACTAGAAGCTGATGTAAAAAGTATAAAATCTGAAATAGATAAATATGGTGAAATTATTAAAGGAAATTTAGCTATACACAATGATGTAAAAAAACGCTTACTTCATTATAAAAAAAGTGGTGTAAAAATGCCATCTTCCTTTGTAAAACAATATAAACAGTTTACGAAAATGCAAGAGCATTTAAAGACAATAAAAACAGAACATGATGTAAAGCTTGACCACTTAAAACTTCTTACAGAAAAAACAGCCTCTTTTCAAGATAATATTTTTGATGCAAGAATTATTAACAGAGATAAATGGGTAGGATATAACGAAATAATATTTAAACTAGTTGACCCGCCCATAGAGTTGCTTCATAAACCAGCGGAAAATTCAACAGATATGGTTTTTGCAGTTGTTGAGGTTGAAGATGGAGAGTTTAAAATAGAGGCAGTGAAAGAATAA
- the murJ gene encoding murein biosynthesis integral membrane protein MurJ has product MFKAIFTNSFGILFSRILGFFRDLLTASILGANIYSDIFFIAFKLPNLFRRIFAEGAFTQVFIPAFAKSRHKGVLSANIFLIFISIVLIITLLVNLLPSLAAQAIAVGFDEKNIEIAAPFVAINFWYLPLIFAITFLSALLQYKHHFATSAFSTALLNLSLIFALLFSQDKSQVEIVYYLSWGVVIGGILQLLVHIIAIQRLGLSKLIVGGFKHLGTKAKLIQKETKEFRSQFFPAMWGNSTAQVSAFLDTFLASFLLTGSISYLYYANRIFQLPLALFAIATSIALFPRVARYIRNKDETKALEFLQKAFWFLAFLLTASAIGGFILANEITHLLFERGAFDAQDTANTTLVLQMYMIGLIPFGLQKLFVLWLYAKQMQGQAAKIATYSLLTYIIIALSLISPMGVSGLALASTVGGFVSFTLTIKVFGVKNFFDIIRSKNAVYLLVGAVAFTGLLFVFRDFIQAYI; this is encoded by the coding sequence ATGTTTAAAGCTATATTTACCAACAGTTTTGGAATTTTATTTTCAAGAATTTTAGGATTTTTTAGAGATTTACTAACAGCATCTATACTTGGTGCAAATATATATAGCGATATATTTTTCATAGCTTTTAAACTACCCAATCTTTTTCGCCGTATCTTTGCTGAAGGTGCATTTACACAAGTTTTTATACCAGCTTTTGCCAAATCAAGACACAAAGGTGTCTTATCTGCAAATATCTTTTTAATATTTATCTCCATAGTTCTTATAATTACTCTACTTGTAAATTTACTTCCATCTCTCGCCGCACAGGCTATTGCCGTTGGTTTTGATGAAAAAAACATAGAAATAGCGGCACCTTTTGTCGCTATAAACTTTTGGTATTTACCTCTTATATTTGCAATAACTTTCTTAAGTGCTCTGCTTCAGTACAAACATCACTTTGCAACCTCTGCATTTTCAACTGCACTGCTAAATCTTTCACTTATTTTTGCTTTATTATTTTCACAAGACAAATCACAAGTAGAGATAGTTTACTATCTTAGTTGGGGTGTAGTTATTGGTGGTATTTTACAACTTTTAGTACATATCATTGCCATACAAAGATTAGGATTATCCAAACTTATCGTAGGTGGATTTAAGCATCTAGGTACAAAAGCAAAACTTATACAAAAAGAAACAAAAGAGTTTAGAAGTCAGTTTTTTCCTGCAATGTGGGGAAATTCAACTGCGCAAGTCAGCGCTTTTTTAGACACTTTTTTAGCTTCATTTTTACTAACTGGTTCTATCTCTTACCTCTACTATGCAAACAGAATCTTTCAACTCCCTCTAGCACTCTTTGCCATTGCAACTTCCATCGCTCTTTTTCCTCGCGTTGCAAGATACATAAGAAACAAAGATGAAACAAAAGCCCTAGAATTTTTACAAAAAGCTTTTTGGTTTTTAGCATTTTTACTTACAGCTAGTGCTATTGGTGGTTTTATCTTAGCAAATGAGATAACGCATCTACTTTTTGAAAGAGGTGCTTTTGATGCACAAGATACAGCAAACACAACATTAGTTCTTCAAATGTATATGATTGGACTTATCCCATTTGGTCTTCAAAAACTTTTTGTTTTATGGTTATATGCAAAACAGATGCAAGGACAAGCCGCAAAAATCGCTACTTACTCTCTACTTACTTATATCATCATAGCACTATCACTTATATCACCTATGGGAGTAAGTGGTTTAGCTCTGGCATCTACCGTCGGTGGTTTTGTTAGTTTTACTCTAACTATAAAGGTATTTGGAGTTAAAAACTTCTTTGATATTATTCGTTCTAAAAATGCTGTATATCTTCTAGTTGGTGCTGTTGCGTTTACAGGATTACTTTTTGTTTTTAGGGATTTTATACAAGCTTATATATAA
- a CDS encoding ATP-binding cassette domain-containing protein — MHSLKIRDLSYKYPSAAQPIFNALNLDFEEGWSAVTGVNGSGKSTLLKLISKELKTEKGMILGNSLVVYCAQSTEFPPLELEEFMMTYTKEAYKLRDLLQVKDEWLGTWEVLSHGERKQLQLAVALSSESDVLMVDEPTNHLDSRSQMIVVKALKSYKGIGILVSHDRTLLDALTQQTIMIKAGEVLKYRSKFSLAHLAYGQTLSHKKKAISEQENELKKINRVVQVQREKVSLAKKRFSKKGVSKHDSSMKEKINGAILTGKDKNDGQMLQRTLTKQRHLSENMNKLSKEYATGISFEGEIAKYNFPIAVEKNCIELFESTQLCFPRLSVNIGDKVGICGENGAGKSTFIRYFVKAIDFKHDYLYIPQEITDKEAEQLFNEISDLNTDAKGELFTLIQRLGSDAKALLNSSIPSPGEVRKLLIAQGLLKRPSLIILDEPTNHMDLESIESLEASLKEYAGVLLFITHDKTFLENLSTKRWVFEKNQDQAYTLQEIL, encoded by the coding sequence ATGCATAGTTTAAAAATCAGAGATCTATCTTACAAATACCCCAGCGCAGCCCAACCAATTTTTAATGCTCTAAATTTAGACTTTGAAGAGGGATGGAGTGCAGTGACTGGAGTAAATGGTTCTGGTAAAAGTACACTTTTAAAACTAATTTCAAAAGAACTAAAAACCGAGAAGGGAATGATTCTTGGTAATTCTCTTGTGGTTTATTGCGCGCAAAGTACAGAATTTCCCCCGTTAGAGCTTGAAGAGTTTATGATGACCTATACAAAAGAGGCATATAAGCTCAGAGACCTTTTGCAGGTGAAGGACGAATGGCTAGGCACTTGGGAAGTACTGAGTCATGGAGAACGCAAACAACTACAACTCGCAGTTGCACTATCTAGTGAGAGTGATGTACTAATGGTCGATGAACCAACCAACCATCTTGACTCTCGTTCTCAGATGATTGTAGTTAAAGCACTTAAAAGCTACAAAGGTATTGGCATCTTGGTAAGCCATGACAGAACTTTACTAGATGCTTTAACTCAACAGACTATCATGATAAAAGCGGGTGAAGTTTTAAAATATAGATCAAAATTTTCTTTGGCTCACCTTGCTTATGGACAAACACTCTCTCATAAGAAAAAAGCAATTAGCGAACAAGAAAATGAACTAAAAAAAATCAACCGAGTTGTTCAAGTCCAAAGAGAAAAAGTATCACTTGCTAAAAAGCGTTTTTCTAAAAAAGGTGTTTCTAAACATGACAGCTCAATGAAAGAGAAAATAAACGGCGCTATCTTAACTGGTAAAGACAAGAATGATGGACAGATGCTACAGCGCACCCTTACTAAACAGCGTCACTTAAGTGAAAATATGAATAAACTCTCAAAAGAATACGCAACAGGAATCAGCTTTGAGGGAGAAATTGCCAAGTATAATTTTCCCATAGCTGTTGAGAAAAACTGCATTGAGCTTTTTGAGTCAACACAACTTTGTTTTCCAAGGTTATCAGTAAATATTGGAGATAAGGTAGGTATTTGTGGTGAAAATGGTGCGGGGAAAAGTACATTTATACGCTATTTTGTGAAAGCAATAGATTTTAAACATGACTATCTTTACATACCTCAAGAGATTACAGACAAAGAAGCAGAGCAACTTTTTAATGAGATAAGCGACTTAAACACTGATGCCAAAGGTGAACTTTTCACTCTTATTCAAAGACTAGGCTCAGATGCTAAAGCACTTCTAAATAGTAGCATACCGAGTCCGGGTGAAGTAAGAAAACTACTTATAGCTCAAGGGTTGTTGAAGCGACCTTCTTTGATTATTTTAGATGAGCCGACAAACCATATGGATTTGGAATCTATAGAGTCCTTGGAAGCTTCTCTAAAAGAGTATGCAGGAGTTCTGTTGTTCATTACTCATGACAAGACTTTTTTAGAGAACTTAAGTACGAAGCGATGGGTATTTGAGAAGAATCAAGACCAAGCATATACGCTTCAAGAAATCTTGTGA
- the ruvA gene encoding Holliday junction branch migration protein RuvA, which translates to MIVGINGHIVYKEPSFVHVDVKGVVYEVFISLQSFASIGSDEVKLFTTQIIREDAQLLFGFLEMSEKKMFARLIKINGVGPKVAMAICSTYTPSQFATIINNKDMNGVKKVPGIGPKSAGRILVELAGFDVELVSSTDAPKSIAFSQATEALESLGFKKDKIIKALSNCNSDDTASLVKEALKLLQSV; encoded by the coding sequence ATGATAGTAGGGATAAATGGACATATAGTCTATAAAGAGCCGAGTTTTGTGCATGTTGATGTTAAAGGTGTAGTTTATGAGGTTTTTATATCTCTGCAAAGTTTTGCATCTATTGGTAGTGATGAGGTAAAACTTTTTACAACTCAAATAATCCGCGAAGATGCGCAACTACTATTTGGCTTTTTAGAGATGAGTGAAAAAAAGATGTTTGCAAGACTCATTAAAATAAATGGAGTTGGACCAAAGGTTGCCATGGCAATTTGCTCAACTTATACACCAAGCCAGTTTGCAACAATAATAAATAACAAAGATATGAACGGTGTGAAAAAAGTCCCTGGCATTGGACCTAAGAGTGCAGGGCGAATTTTAGTAGAGTTGGCTGGTTTTGATGTGGAACTTGTAAGTTCAACAGATGCACCAAAAAGTATAGCTTTTTCACAAGCAACTGAAGCATTAGAATCACTAGGCTTTAAAAAAGATAAAATAATAAAAGCTTTAAGTAATTGCAATAGTGATGACACAGCTTCTCTTGTAAAAGAGGCTTTAAAACTTCTTCAGAGTGTTTAA
- a CDS encoding pseudouridine synthase, translating into MNTQTNNSKVLFALNKPKGYLVTRSDDLGRKTVYDILPDWVFDDGWMPIGRLDLESKGLLLFTRDGQVGNVLTKPGNCVKIYEIWVRGHVTDEHIAQALKGVKSKDDLLKALVVEKIGTGGAKTKLRIQIDEGKNRHIRRLFGAMKDPKFGTPLKVLDLKRISIGSFKLNIDSGKWCYLTTEEEKMLLQNLHQSNL; encoded by the coding sequence ATGAATACTCAAACGAACAATTCTAAAGTACTATTTGCACTCAATAAGCCTAAGGGTTATTTGGTCACACGATCTGATGATCTTGGGCGAAAAACAGTTTATGATATTTTACCTGATTGGGTTTTTGATGATGGATGGATGCCAATCGGACGCCTTGATCTAGAATCTAAGGGACTTTTATTGTTCACAAGAGATGGACAGGTAGGTAATGTATTGACCAAACCTGGAAATTGCGTCAAGATATATGAGATTTGGGTTAGAGGTCATGTAACAGACGAACATATTGCACAGGCTTTAAAAGGAGTGAAAAGTAAAGACGATTTACTCAAAGCCCTTGTAGTTGAAAAAATAGGCACTGGTGGCGCAAAAACAAAACTCAGAATACAAATAGATGAAGGTAAAAATCGGCATATCCGACGACTTTTTGGAGCGATGAAAGATCCAAAATTTGGAACGCCTTTAAAGGTCTTAGACTTAAAGCGAATCAGCATTGGAAGTTTTAAACTCAACATCGATAGCGGTAAGTGGTGTTACCTTACAACAGAAGAAGAGAAGATGCTACTTCAAAATCTTCATCAGAGCAATTTATGA